AATCTCAGAAGCAAGTTCCAGTATCAACTTGATGGTGTGTTTTAGTTCAAGAGATTTGGCTGGCATATTTGAGCCGATAGAAGCCCTTGCAGCTTCCCTGAAAGTTATGGCGGTATCTTTACCATATCGACCTTTAGATGCATCTGAAAGAAGATTTGTAAGTCTGGTAAGATGTGCACCAGCTACATATTTAGCCCCGGGAAATTCAGAAAGCAATGCATAAATGGATGTCATATGAAGTGTTGGTACAAGTTTTTCTAATTCAGGAAATAAGATACAGACCAGTCTTGAAACGGAAGTTTTTAGTTTGGCACGTTCTTTTACCTTATCAAAACGATAACGAGTTAATGACTTTAATTCTTCGTTGTGGTAAGATGTATCTGAGTAGGACTTCAAGTTCACATCAGACATGAGCATGTAAGCAATCGTGCGGGCATCTACTTTATCCGTTTTCGTGAGTCTAAGGCTTAGACTTTTTCTGTACAGATTTGTATGTAACGGATTGATGACATAGGTGGTCAGACCTTTATCAATGAGATAACCTAAAAGATTGTAATTATAGTGTCCGGTAGCTTCCAGTCCTACTTTTACTTTTGTTATATCTTCCATAACAGATTCTATTCTTTGGTAAAGGTCATTGAAACCATCTTGACTGTTAGAAATGGTAAAAGCTTTAAATAATACTTCTCCATTAGAGTTTGTGATAAAGCAATCATGCTTATCCTTAGCGACATCAATTCCTACATAAATCATAATAATCTCCTTTAAAATGTATTTGATACTGTTTTAGAACCACAGGGACTCCTTGCGATTGTAGCCTCGTTCTAAATAAACCGTCATGCGGTATCTAACTGATTAACAAATGAGCAAAGAGACTGTGGTTGGGGCCTTTCTAAAACCATCAAGTGGTAGGAGTAAATAACCAATCCACAGTATCTTATATATCATAGTCGAACCTACGGAAGAGGTAAAGAAAAGACTATGACTTAATAGTTATAAAGACCTTGGAGAGGGTCTCTAAAAACTACTACTATATAATACGAGGAGTTCATATATGGGCGATGGAAAAAAGACAACCTCTATGGCGTGGCTTCTTGGGCAGATTGGAGGGCATAAGAGAGAGTATGTTTGGAGTGTGATTTTGGCAATTGTTGGTGTAGGGTTTTCAATTGTTCCTTATTTTTTCGCAATTAAGGTGATAAACGGATTTATGAGGGGAGAGAAAAATATAGGTTTTTATTTGCGATATTCTGTTTTTATGGCGATATTTTGGTCAGGTCGGGTATTGTTTCATGCGTTATCTACATCGACAAGTCACAGAGCAACCTTTGCTGTATTAGGTGAGATGAGAAAAAGATGCATTGAAAAGTTAGCACATATGCCACTCGGAGTGGTGTTAGATAGAGGCACAGGATCATTAAAAAATATCTTGATTGAAAGAATTGATAGCATTGAAACAACGCTGGCTCATATTGTACCAGAGGTGACAGCAAATCTTTTGATTCCATTTGCTGTTTTAATTTATATCTTTATCATTGACTGGCGAATGGGATTAGCCAGTCTACTGACAATCCCTATTGGAATGGTTTGTTATAGTTTTATGATTGCAGGGAGTGATAAGTTTTATCAAAAGACAGTAGAAGCGACAAAGGCATTAAATGACACGGCTGTGGAGTATATTCATGGAATTCAAGTTATTAAAGTTTTTGGAAAGACAAAATCTAGTTATGAGCGATTTTCACAGGATGCCTATAATGCCGCACATAGTTTTATTGATTGGATGTATGTTAGCATTTTTCCGATGACATTGATGTTAGTCATTATGCCAGCGACAATGCTTAGTGTACTTCCTATTGGAGGAATCTTGGTTAAATTGGGAAGTTTGAGCTCAGTAAATTTTATCTCTATTATTATTCTTTCTGTAGGTCTCATTACTCCCCTGATTACCGCAGCAAGTTATAGCGATGATATTAGCAAAATGGGCACGATTTTAGAAGAAGTGAGAGATATTTTAGAGGCTGAGGAAATGGAAAGACCATTGCAGAGGGTGGAGATCAAGAGGCGAAATATAGCATTGAAAAATGTTCATTTTCGTTATAAGGACAAGGAGGTATTGCATGGGATATCGATGGATATTCCAGAAGGAAGTTTCATTGCATTGGTCGGACCAAGTGGCAGTGGAAAGAGCACCATTGCTCGCTTAATTGCTTCTCTTTGGGACATCAATGAGGGAAAAATTGAGCTTGGAGGAATGGATATCCGACAAATACCACAAAAAATTTATGCGGATCAGATTGCCTATGTTTCACAGGACAATTATTTATTTAACATGACAGTTCGGGAAAATATACGTCTTGGAAGACAAAGTGCTACAGATGAAGAAGTAGAGGAGGTGGCAAAAAAATCAGGTTGTCATGATTTTATTATAAAATTAGAAAATGGATATGACACGATGGCAGGTTCCAGTCATCTTTCTGGTGGGGAAAAACAGCGTATTTGTATTGCTAGGGCAATGTTAAAGGCAGCTCCTATCGTTATTTTAGATGAAGCCACTGCCTATACTGATCCAGAAAATGAAGCAATAATTCAACGAGCAGTATCTAAGTTAACAGAAAAAAAGACATTGATTGTCATTGCACATCGTCTATCTACGATAGTGGACGCAGACAAAATTTATGTTATTAGAAAGGGAGAGATTGAGGAAAGCGGCACACACAGTGAACTGTTAAAGCATCATGGTCTGTATGAAAGTATGTGGAAGGCCCATATGGAGGTGAAAGATAATGCTTGAAACAATTGGAAAGTTTATTCAATTTTGCAATGAAGAAAATCAAAAAAAGCTAAAAAATTCTATTTTGTTGGGTGTAGTTAAGGCTATGTTTGATGCACTTAAAATACCTGCAATTGCCTGTATGATTCGAGCATTGATAAGAGGTAAGGTAGAGACACAGGATATTTTACTTAGCTTTGGCATAATGTTATTGTCAACCATTGGTTCTGGACTTGTGCAATCAAAGAGTATGTTATTGCAGACAGAGGCTGGGTATGATGGCTGTGCAAAGAAGAGGATTGAGATTGCAGAGCATATGCGATATATGCCAATGGGATATTTCAATAAGAAATCTTTGGGACAGATTATTTCAGTTACCACCAATGGGATGGAAACCTTGGAATCGGTAGCGGTCCGAGTGGTTATGATGGTCTGTGAAGGATTATTGACAACATCGCTGATTATTGTGATGCTATTTTTCTTTGATTGGCGTATTGCCCTTGTTCTCTTGTTTGGATTTCTTCTTTTTTTATATGGCAATCGGATTTTGCAAAAATCTTCAAAGAAGATATCGAACCAAAAAGTGAATGCTGATGAGAAATTAGTGGAAAAAGTGCTAGAATATTTGCAGGGAATGGCTGAAGTCAAAGCATATCATTTGACAGGGAAAAAATGTGGGGAATTAAATGATGCCATTCAAAGAAATGTAGAGATCAATACGGATATGGAGATGACCTTGATTCCTATGATGACATTGCAGAGTTTGATTGCCAAATTAATGGGGGTGGTGATCATTGTGTTGGTCTGTATTTTTTATTGTGAAGGGACAATGAGTGCATTAAATGCAATAACAATGGTTATTGCTGCGTTTATTATCTATACTAGTCTGGAGACCGCAGGAAATTATTCTGCGTTGATAAGAGTTATCGACATCTATGTCCAGCGAGCACAAGAAATTTTAGATACTCCACAGATGAATATTTCGGGCGATTTTCTTGTGCCAAGAACTTGTGATTTATCGACATCAAATATTGAATTTTCTTATGGAGAGAAAAAGGTTATTTGCGGAATTTCTGTCGATATTCCAGAGAAAAAGATGACAGCTATTGTAGGACCTTCGGGAGGTGGAAAGACAACCTTGATTAATTTACTAGCAAGGTTTTGGGATGTGCATCGAGGAAAGGTTACGCTGGGAGGAGTAGATGTCAAAGACTATGATATGGATGCTTTGATGAAAAATTTTTCTTTTGTCTTTCAGAATGTGGTACTGTTTCACGATACAATAGCCAATAATATTCGCTTTGGACGACCAGAAGCTTTGATGGAAGAAGTAATTTGTGTGGCAAAAAAGGCATGTTGTCATGATTTTATTATGTCACTTCCAAAGGGATATGAGATGGTGATTGGTGAAGGTGGAGCTTCTTTGTCAGGTGGAGAAAAGCAAAGAATTTCTATTGCTAGAGCGATGATGAAGGATGCACCAGTAATATTTCTGGATGAGGCCACGGCCAATGTCGATCCAGAAAACGAAAATGAATTGATGAGAGCCATTCAAGAGTTGACGAAGAACAAGACAGTAATTATTATCGCTCATCGCTTAAAGACGGTAAAATATGCAGATCAGATTCTTGTGGTGGAGAATGGAAAGATTGTGCAATGTGGAACACATACTCAGTTAATGAAAGAGGAGGGACTTTATAAAAAGTTTATTGGAGAGAGAAGGGAAGCTGCAAGTTGGAGAGTGAAAAGTACCTAGGAGAAAATTTTTCACAGAAATGTGGGGAATAATTATCTGAAAACAATATATTTTTCACACAATAGAGAAAAATTATAGAAAAATAAAGTTAAAATTACAGAAAAATATATTGACAAAGAGGGAAAATATGTTATAATGAAGTCACAAGGAAGAGATAGATAAATATAAGGAGGTACAGTCCGATGGGAACATAAACTAGCTATAAAAATTACCAACAAGCGATAGAACATGTAAACAGTAAGTTTTTAAATCATGGAATATCAAAGTGTTAATCTTTCATATGAAAGTTAAATTATAGATTTTATCTGGACACAGGTCTATCTGACAAGGTTTCTACTGTTACATCCGCCTTATCTCAGACAGGAGAATAGGGTTGATATGATACAACATAGAAAGTCAAACAGATAGAAGTCACAAAGTGATGGCGTGCAACGATTGGTTAGAAAGCTTGTGGTAAATGTACAACTGAATAGAGGCGGTTTCAAAATGAAGGAAAGCAGAGGTAATGCAATTTGATGGAACCAGAGATAGTATAGAAGGGGCTATGAATCAGGTACAGATTGATAGCCCCTTCTTTTTGCTGTCTGGATGTGGTAAGATAGGGATATCTTTGCGAAATTTAGAGAAAAATAGAGAGGAAGAAGGATGGAAGACAAAGATAAGGATCAATATGAAAAGATATGTTATGTCTGCCGAAGACCAGAGAGTGTGACAGGCCCATTGGTATCTTTACCTGGAAATATCGATATTTGTCACGACTGTATGCAAAAGGCATTTAACTCTATTGGTGATGGCAA
This region of Lachnospiraceae bacterium oral taxon 096 genomic DNA includes:
- a CDS encoding IS110 family transposase, translated to MIYVGIDVAKDKHDCFITNSNGEVLFKAFTISNSQDGFNDLYQRIESVMEDITKVKVGLEATGHYNYNLLGYLIDKGLTTYVINPLHTNLYRKSLSLRLTKTDKVDARTIAYMLMSDVNLKSYSDTSYHNEELKSLTRYRFDKVKERAKLKTSVSRLVCILFPELEKLVPTLHMTSIYALLSEFPGAKYVAGAHLTRLTNLLSDASKGRYGKDTAITFREAARASIGSNMPAKSLELKHTIKLILELASEIDEIENEIKIIMDEINSPILSIPGINYRMGAMIIAEIGDFSRFDSPDKILAYSGFSPSTYQSGQLDSAYSHMEKRGSKYLRYALYNAAKYVCHWDSTFARYLTKKRAEGKHYNVAISHAVKKLVRVIYHLVKSNQQYIKVA
- a CDS encoding ABC transporter ATP-binding protein: MGDGKKTTSMAWLLGQIGGHKREYVWSVILAIVGVGFSIVPYFFAIKVINGFMRGEKNIGFYLRYSVFMAIFWSGRVLFHALSTSTSHRATFAVLGEMRKRCIEKLAHMPLGVVLDRGTGSLKNILIERIDSIETTLAHIVPEVTANLLIPFAVLIYIFIIDWRMGLASLLTIPIGMVCYSFMIAGSDKFYQKTVEATKALNDTAVEYIHGIQVIKVFGKTKSSYERFSQDAYNAAHSFIDWMYVSIFPMTLMLVIMPATMLSVLPIGGILVKLGSLSSVNFISIIILSVGLITPLITAASYSDDISKMGTILEEVRDILEAEEMERPLQRVEIKRRNIALKNVHFRYKDKEVLHGISMDIPEGSFIALVGPSGSGKSTIARLIASLWDINEGKIELGGMDIRQIPQKIYADQIAYVSQDNYLFNMTVRENIRLGRQSATDEEVEEVAKKSGCHDFIIKLENGYDTMAGSSHLSGGEKQRICIARAMLKAAPIVILDEATAYTDPENEAIIQRAVSKLTEKKTLIVIAHRLSTIVDADKIYVIRKGEIEESGTHSELLKHHGLYESMWKAHMEVKDNA
- a CDS encoding ABC transporter ATP-binding protein, producing the protein MLETIGKFIQFCNEENQKKLKNSILLGVVKAMFDALKIPAIACMIRALIRGKVETQDILLSFGIMLLSTIGSGLVQSKSMLLQTEAGYDGCAKKRIEIAEHMRYMPMGYFNKKSLGQIISVTTNGMETLESVAVRVVMMVCEGLLTTSLIIVMLFFFDWRIALVLLFGFLLFLYGNRILQKSSKKISNQKVNADEKLVEKVLEYLQGMAEVKAYHLTGKKCGELNDAIQRNVEINTDMEMTLIPMMTLQSLIAKLMGVVIIVLVCIFYCEGTMSALNAITMVIAAFIIYTSLETAGNYSALIRVIDIYVQRAQEILDTPQMNISGDFLVPRTCDLSTSNIEFSYGEKKVICGISVDIPEKKMTAIVGPSGGGKTTLINLLARFWDVHRGKVTLGGVDVKDYDMDALMKNFSFVFQNVVLFHDTIANNIRFGRPEALMEEVICVAKKACCHDFIMSLPKGYEMVIGEGGASLSGGEKQRISIARAMMKDAPVIFLDEATANVDPENENELMRAIQELTKNKTVIIIAHRLKTVKYADQILVVENGKIVQCGTHTQLMKEEGLYKKFIGERREAASWRVKST